The following is a genomic window from Synechococcus sp. JA-2-3B'a(2-13).
TTCCCCATAAGTTGGCTGCCTTTCCCCTCTCTCTAGCGGGAGTCTGGGATCCCTGAGATGACCCGCTGAGGTAACAACGGCGGCCAAAGCCGTTGAAGGGATCCCCAACCTGGGGTAGGCTTTGCGGATAAGGTGTTGCCTGTATTGCTACGCAACGCTGGCGCGACTGAGGTTGAGGTGTGAGGAATGTGTGGCATTGTCGGCTACGTGGGTTTTCAGTGGGCTGCCCCCATCCTGTTGGAGGGCCTGCGCACCTTGGAGTATCGGGGCTATGATTCTGCCGGCATCGCCACGGTGGATCCCGAAGAGGGATTGAGGATTGTTCGCGCCACCGGCAAGCTGCACAACCTGCTGGTGAAGCTGACGGCCAACATGCCCACGGCCAAGGTAGGGATCGGACATACCCGCTGGGCCACCCACGGCGGCGTGACCGAAGAAAATGCTCACCCCCACTGCGACGAGCGCGGGCGCATTGTGGTGATCCAAAACGGCATTGTGGAAAACTACCTGGAGCTAAAGGAGCGTCTCCTGGAGCGGGGGATCCCATTTCGCTCCCAAACCGATACGGAAGTGATCGCCCAACTGCTCGGCCTCTATACAGAAGAGCTGGGCTCCTTTGAGGCGGCCTTTGGCCAGGTCATGGGGCAACTGCGGGGGGGAAACGCCGTGGTGGCTCTGGATCGGGAGGCGCCGGATCGGCTGATCGCAGCCCGTTTGGGCAATGCCGGAGCCGTGGTGGTGGGAGAGGGAGAAGGAGAAAACTTCGTGGCCTCCGATCTGCCTGCCATTGTCCGCCATACCCGCAAGGTGGTGTTCTTAGAAGATGGGGAAATGGCGGTTCTCACGGAGTCTCAAGTGCGCTACCTGCGCATTACCGGCGAGGAGCTGCGCAAATCCAGCATCACCGTGGCCTGGGATCCCGTCTCAGCCGCCAAGGGAGGCTACAAGCACTTCATGCAAAAGGAGATCTTTGAGCAGCCCCGCACCACCACCGATACGCTACGGGGGCGGGTGGATCTGGAACAGGGCCGGGTGACACTGGAGGGGCTAACGCTTTCTGAAGCGCAACTGGCCCACATTGAGCACATCCACGCCGTAGCCTGTGGTACTGCCTGGCACGCCTGCTGGGTGCTCAAGTACTTCATCGAGAGCTTGGCCCGTACCCCTGTAGAGGTGGATTACGCCTCTGAGTTTCGCTACCGCCAGCCGGTGTTGCGCCCCAACCACCTGTTGCTGGCCTTAACCCAGTCGGGAGAAACCGTCGATACGCTGGCAGCCATGAGCGAGGCCCGCACCCAAGGGATCCCGACTCTGGCGATTGTCAACGCCATCGGATCCCAGGCCAGCCGTCTGGCGGATGCCGGAGTCCTCTACATCCATGCCGGGCCGGAGATTGCCGTGGCTTCCACCAAAGTGTTTACTGGCATGTTGGTGGCGGGGTATTTGCTGGCCCTGCAACTGGCCCAAGCCAAAGGGATCCTCAGCCCGGCCCAGATCCAAGCCCACCTGCAAGCCTTGATTGAGCTGCCGGGCAAGATCAGCCTGATGCTGAAGGACGCCGCCCTCTACGACCAACTGGCGGAGCAGTACCATCATGTTGCCAACATGCTCTACCTGGGCCGCTGGGTTAACGCCCCGATTGCCTTGGAAGGAGCCTTGAAGATGAAAGAGGTGAGCTACATCCACGCCGAAGGCTACCCGGCAGGCGAGATGAAGCATGGCCCTATTGCCCTCATCGACGAGCGGGTGCCGGTGGTGTGCATTGCCACCCGGGATCCCGTCTACGAAAAAATGCTCTCCAACATCGAACAGGTGCGGGCGCGGGGGGGACGGGTGATCGCCCTCATCAACCCCGAAGACACCCAGGTGCGGGAGAAAGCCGACCACATCATCGAGGTGCCCAGCACGACACCCCTGTTGTCGGCGGTTCTGAACGTGATCCCCCTGCAGTTGTTCGCCTACGCCATGGCTTTGCGCCGCGGAGCCGATGTGGATCAGCCGCGCAACTTGGCCAAGTCGGTAACGGTGGAGTAACGGCTGTTGCCCTTGCCGCCCCTGGCCTCTGGTTTTTGCAAAATCGGGCAGATCACCTCTTTTTCATCAGCAGCCGCAGGGGTGATTTGCCAATC
Proteins encoded in this region:
- the glmS gene encoding glutamine--fructose-6-phosphate transaminase (isomerizing), coding for MCGIVGYVGFQWAAPILLEGLRTLEYRGYDSAGIATVDPEEGLRIVRATGKLHNLLVKLTANMPTAKVGIGHTRWATHGGVTEENAHPHCDERGRIVVIQNGIVENYLELKERLLERGIPFRSQTDTEVIAQLLGLYTEELGSFEAAFGQVMGQLRGGNAVVALDREAPDRLIAARLGNAGAVVVGEGEGENFVASDLPAIVRHTRKVVFLEDGEMAVLTESQVRYLRITGEELRKSSITVAWDPVSAAKGGYKHFMQKEIFEQPRTTTDTLRGRVDLEQGRVTLEGLTLSEAQLAHIEHIHAVACGTAWHACWVLKYFIESLARTPVEVDYASEFRYRQPVLRPNHLLLALTQSGETVDTLAAMSEARTQGIPTLAIVNAIGSQASRLADAGVLYIHAGPEIAVASTKVFTGMLVAGYLLALQLAQAKGILSPAQIQAHLQALIELPGKISLMLKDAALYDQLAEQYHHVANMLYLGRWVNAPIALEGALKMKEVSYIHAEGYPAGEMKHGPIALIDERVPVVCIATRDPVYEKMLSNIEQVRARGGRVIALINPEDTQVREKADHIIEVPSTTPLLSAVLNVIPLQLFAYAMALRRGADVDQPRNLAKSVTVE